Proteins encoded together in one Euwallacea similis isolate ESF13 chromosome 12, ESF131.1, whole genome shotgun sequence window:
- the LOC136412720 gene encoding golgin subfamily A member 6-like protein 2, translating to MVERRLREQRERIRQLVASRELRAAIRERWEEGWFFQMEQVSREAFGEGYASESGMIVGEEPSAVRDRVLRMLPELKELGGDQKGEGNLSPESVYGALRNLEDTARREEQGDGSASSGGGSSETEETGGVGGGEKQGNTPLLPTSERGEWGEEDHLKGGGGHFRGEGRGDDLPGGPEKGAPGGDDWRRGRESGHGQGDQKGRSPTDRCEPNAKGEPKAKREPKAKGEPKAKDEPKAREGTKDTPKIGKKPVATSTPRTEREGDDSPSTSFLRSLAGEGEGEAGERTRKD from the exons ATGGTGGAGAGGAGGTTGAGGGAGCAGAGGGAACGGATCCGCCAACTGGTTGCCTCCAGAGAGCTGCGTGCGGCGATTCGGGAGCGCTGGGAGGAGGGATGGTTCTTTCAAATGGAGCAGGTAAGTAGGGAGGCTTTCGGGGAGGGTTACGCGAGTGAATCGGGGATGATCGTGGGGGAGGAACCCTCCGCAGTACGGGACAGGGTGTTGAGAATGCTCCCTGAACTGAAAGAGCTGGGGGGCGACCAGAAGG GTGAGGGGAATTTGAGCCCTGAGAGTGTCTACGGGGCCCTTAGGAACCTTGAAGATACCGCGAGAAGGGAGGAGCAGGGTGATGGTTCCGCAAGTTCAGGGGGCGGATCCTCCGAAACTGAGGAAACTGGGGGAGTTGGCGGCGGAGAGAAGCAGGGTAACACTCCGCTTCTACCTACCTCGGAACGTGGAGAATGGGGCGAAGAGGACCACCTCAAAGGAGGAGGAGGTCATTTTCGTGGCGAGGGAAGAGGGGACGACCTACCTGGAGGCCCTGAAAAGGGTGCGCCAGGTGGTGACGACTGGAGGAGGGGACGTGAAAGCGGGCACGGTCAGGGAGACCAAAAAGGGCGAAGTCCTACTGACC GGTGCGAACCCAATGCCAAGGGAGAACCCAAGGCTAAGAGGGAGCCCAAGGCCAAAGGGGAACCTAAGGCCAAGGACGAACCCAAAGCCAGGGAGGGGACCAAGGACACCCCGAAGATAGGGAAGAAACCGGTGGCGACCTCCACCCCCAGGACGGAGCGGGAAGGGGACGACTCCCCATCCACCAGCTTCCTGCGGTCGCTGGCGGGAGAAGGAGAGGGAGAGGCCGGGGAGCGGACTCGGAAGGACTAG
- the LOC136412719 gene encoding uncharacterized protein gives MTGRLEAVSIRGIDACATRQEVIQVLAEVIPGWTGVNYVSELRPMLNSMQAITLIAEKWVIKALEKERTIRIGMVRCHVERRIELPRCFRCWEYGLAGRKCKGTDRSGLCYRCGGEGVVDMPATESIGLE, from the coding sequence ATGACAGGGAGGCTGGAGGCGGTTAGTATAAGAGGAATAGATGCATGCGCAACAAGGCAGGAGGTAATTCAGGTGTTGGCAGAGGTAATACCGGGCTGGACTGGGGTAAACTATGTGAGTGAACTGAGACCAATGTTGAATAGTATGCAGGCGATAACGCTTATAGCAGAAAAGTGGGTGATTAAAGCACTGGAGAAAGAAAGAACAATTAGAATAGGAATGGTGAGGTGTCATGTTGAGAGAAGGATAGAGCTGCCGCGATGCTTTAGGTGTTGGGAGTATGGACTTGCTGGAAGGAAGTGTAAGGGTACTGATAGGAGTGGGCTTTGTTATAGGTGCGGAGGAGAGGGTGTTGTTGATATGCCTGCCACAGAATCTATAGGTcttgaataa